A region from the Wansuia hejianensis genome encodes:
- a CDS encoding trimethylamine methyltransferase family protein, translated as MARKGAECTFPYINILDEAAFSAVCGGVFEVMEKTGVTVQNQKMRKILKDYGCRVDDALERVYFDREVVLRALEAAPKGFEIRAREEKNHVFLQPGKTTQFINACGTSIFHTDSQEAKLPTRKEFYDYMRLLDALPNLDFQNCFPFFGFEKVPECMKLLESVAAKYRVSTKAQIEGTVFDNYRFTTEMAKAVGTDLCQIVNSAAPLTYFTETAEQIFNYTEAGLPFHFAAGPTRGLTSPMGAAGSVISNNAECMAGLVMAQAVKPGSRVWMNSMIMTPNMATGKPAFGDVGNSYTDMAFNQYWRNYGIPCWSNAASWTSSKVIDYQAGFEQSLALLSQALSGSTVISYQGGLYAELYASPLKAVIDDDVVGMTKRLMKGIDASAEGLSLELIHEIGPIPGSFMDSDETLENWREECYVPTVSSRQSYEEWSVTGRRNIVEIAGDRMRTLLENHQAPALSAEKEQALEDILNDARNYYRRSGEISEEEWKVYQEDIHSPNYPFA; from the coding sequence ATGGCAAGAAAAGGTGCGGAATGTACGTTTCCTTATATTAACATTCTGGATGAGGCAGCGTTTTCGGCAGTCTGCGGCGGTGTTTTCGAGGTGATGGAGAAAACCGGGGTTACAGTGCAGAATCAGAAGATGAGGAAGATCCTCAAGGACTATGGCTGCCGTGTGGATGATGCATTAGAGAGAGTCTACTTTGACAGAGAGGTGGTGCTGCGCGCGCTGGAAGCTGCGCCGAAGGGATTTGAAATCCGTGCCAGGGAAGAGAAGAATCATGTGTTTCTGCAGCCGGGAAAGACAACGCAGTTTATCAACGCCTGTGGAACCAGCATCTTTCACACTGATTCACAGGAGGCCAAACTTCCCACCAGAAAAGAATTTTATGATTATATGAGGCTTCTTGACGCGCTTCCAAACCTGGATTTCCAGAACTGTTTTCCATTTTTCGGATTTGAGAAGGTGCCGGAGTGCATGAAGCTGCTGGAGTCTGTGGCGGCAAAATACCGTGTATCCACCAAGGCACAGATTGAGGGGACAGTGTTTGATAATTACAGGTTCACGACAGAGATGGCAAAAGCTGTGGGGACGGACCTGTGTCAGATTGTTAATTCAGCGGCGCCGCTCACTTATTTTACAGAGACAGCGGAACAGATTTTTAACTATACGGAGGCAGGCCTGCCGTTCCATTTCGCGGCAGGGCCCACGCGGGGGCTGACCAGCCCCATGGGAGCGGCAGGGTCGGTGATTTCCAACAATGCCGAATGCATGGCGGGTCTGGTTATGGCCCAGGCTGTTAAGCCGGGCTCCAGAGTCTGGATGAACAGCATGATTATGACGCCGAACATGGCCACCGGAAAGCCGGCGTTTGGAGATGTGGGCAATTCGTATACGGATATGGCGTTCAATCAGTATTGGCGGAACTATGGAATTCCCTGTTGGTCCAACGCTGCTTCCTGGACCAGCTCTAAGGTCATTGATTACCAGGCAGGGTTTGAGCAGAGCCTCGCGCTGCTGAGCCAGGCACTGAGTGGTTCGACGGTCATCTCCTATCAGGGGGGGCTGTATGCAGAGCTGTATGCGAGCCCGCTGAAGGCTGTCATTGACGATGATGTGGTAGGTATGACTAAACGGCTGATGAAGGGGATCGACGCCAGCGCCGAAGGGCTGTCCCTGGAGCTGATCCATGAGATCGGCCCGATTCCAGGATCTTTCATGGATTCGGATGAGACCCTGGAGAACTGGCGTGAGGAATGCTATGTACCTACGGTCTCTTCCCGTCAGAGCTATGAAGAATGGTCGGTGACAGGCAGAAGAAATATTGTGGAAATAGCCGGAGACAGAATGCGCACACTGCTGGAGAATCATCAGGCGCCGGCGCTGTCTGCGGAAAAGGAGCAGGCGCTGGAGGATATATTGAATGACGCCAGGAATTATTATCGCAGGAGCGGTGAAATTTCGGAAGAAGAATGGAAGGTTTATCAGGAAGATATCCATTCTCCCAATTATCCGTTCGCGTAG
- a CDS encoding FGGY-family carbohydrate kinase, with the protein MMNILVIDVGTSSMRGILFDREGRILIQKREKYRPDYKSPVQVEQKAGDFYHALVQIVNGIVSGAAEAAGKRLVIDALSVTSQRSAVIPLDRLGQPLMPAVMWQDTRNAAVCRELEKENDLVFQLSGTTVNTVFSGGKMAWIKRECPEAASRLSRFVNIPEYLMYRMTGGFASDYTYGSRSNLMNLRERRWDPRLLELFGIKSEELCPLLEPGSVVGTVNKEFARATGLAEGTPVISAGGDQQCAAVGQGAISEGILSIVAGTGAYLAVSCDHVPDCLPRELICNCSALSGRYILEANVLTCSSAFDWYLRNFYERPADYERINRELESVYDAEEEAVVLPYFQGRSCGAWNAGARALFANITLATTRQDLLKSLVEGIFLEVSNSIRLLQDCVEISQVYISGGMTNSRIMNQMQADIYHLPLKRMKNSEATSIGALLVTLVAQKEYSTAEEAFQKLCGGNEILTYEPDTKKALLYQNKRIQMNQIYEKIYNESPGRQPG; encoded by the coding sequence ATGATGAATATATTAGTGATTGATGTAGGGACATCCAGCATGCGGGGGATTTTATTCGACCGGGAGGGCAGGATACTGATTCAGAAACGGGAAAAGTACCGCCCGGATTATAAATCCCCGGTTCAGGTGGAACAGAAGGCAGGTGATTTCTACCATGCGCTCGTCCAGATCGTGAACGGGATCGTGAGCGGTGCAGCCGAAGCGGCCGGGAAAAGGCTTGTCATAGATGCGTTATCTGTCACTTCCCAACGATCTGCCGTTATTCCGCTGGACCGCCTGGGGCAGCCCCTGATGCCGGCGGTCATGTGGCAGGATACCCGGAACGCGGCAGTCTGCAGAGAGCTGGAAAAAGAAAATGATTTAGTATTTCAGTTAAGCGGAACTACCGTAAACACAGTTTTTTCCGGAGGGAAAATGGCCTGGATCAAAAGGGAATGCCCGGAGGCTGCGTCCAGGCTCAGCCGTTTTGTGAATATACCGGAATATCTCATGTACCGTATGACGGGCGGCTTTGCTTCCGATTATACCTATGGGAGCAGATCGAATCTCATGAACCTGCGGGAAAGGCGATGGGATCCCCGGCTGCTGGAGCTTTTCGGAATAAAAAGTGAAGAGCTTTGCCCTCTGCTGGAGCCTGGCTCTGTCGTTGGTACGGTAAACAAGGAGTTCGCACGGGCAACCGGATTGGCTGAAGGGACTCCGGTCATCAGTGCGGGAGGCGACCAGCAGTGCGCCGCAGTGGGCCAGGGTGCTATTTCGGAGGGGATACTGTCTATTGTTGCCGGCACAGGCGCTTATTTGGCCGTATCCTGCGACCACGTCCCGGACTGCCTGCCCCGTGAGCTCATCTGCAACTGTTCGGCCCTTTCGGGCAGATATATTCTGGAAGCAAATGTCCTGACGTGTTCATCGGCTTTTGACTGGTATCTGAGGAACTTCTATGAGAGGCCGGCAGATTATGAACGGATTAACCGGGAGCTGGAATCGGTCTATGACGCAGAAGAAGAAGCAGTAGTGCTTCCTTATTTTCAGGGCAGGAGCTGCGGCGCCTGGAACGCAGGGGCCAGGGCTCTGTTTGCCAATATCACACTGGCAACCACAAGGCAGGATTTATTGAAGTCACTGGTAGAGGGAATTTTCCTTGAGGTCAGCAACAGCATCCGGCTGTTACAGGACTGTGTGGAAATATCGCAGGTTTATATCAGCGGCGGAATGACAAACAGCAGAATCATGAACCAGATGCAGGCCGATATCTATCATCTGCCGTTAAAACGCATGAAAAACAGTGAAGCGACATCCATTGGAGCCCTGCTTGTCACACTTGTGGCACAGAAAGAGTACAGCACTGCGGAAGAGGCGTTTCAAAAGCTCTGCGGAGGAAATGAAATACTCACCTATGAACCGGATACTAAAAAGGCTTTACTGTACCAAAATAAAAGAATCCAAATGAATCAAATTTATGAAAAAATATATAATGAAAGTCCCGGACGGCAGCCGGGCTGA
- the ulaG gene encoding L-ascorbate 6-phosphate lactonase produces MSKIDDITRESWIMNTFPEWGTWLNEEIENEEVKPGTVAMWWLGCTGVWFKTPGGCNISVDLWCGNGKRTHGDGRMKVGHQMANMCGARAMQPNLRAVPFVIDPFAVKQVDAVLATHYHQDHMSAEYAAHVIKSGLTTVDENGKEIPVPFIGPKKSVELWQKWGVPADRCITVKPGDSIKIKDVEIIALDSFDRTCIVTTDSQGPDREELTGKCPTDMDDKAVNYLIKTPGGNIYHSGDSHYSIYFAKHGKDYDVDVAFGSYGENPVGMADKMTSCDILRMAEALRCKVVIPIHYDVWTNFMADVNEIKVLYDMKKDRLEYGFHPFFWEVGGKYVYPTDQEKRAYHHRRGFEDCFEAPQNIPFRSLL; encoded by the coding sequence ATGAGCAAAATTGATGATATAACCAGAGAAAGCTGGATTATGAATACGTTTCCGGAGTGGGGAACCTGGCTGAATGAAGAAATCGAAAATGAAGAGGTAAAGCCCGGAACAGTCGCGATGTGGTGGCTGGGCTGCACCGGAGTCTGGTTTAAGACTCCGGGCGGCTGCAATATTTCCGTGGATCTCTGGTGCGGCAACGGAAAACGCACCCATGGGGACGGCAGGATGAAGGTGGGCCATCAGATGGCGAACATGTGCGGCGCCCGCGCCATGCAGCCGAACCTGCGGGCGGTGCCCTTTGTCATTGATCCTTTTGCGGTGAAACAGGTGGACGCCGTTCTGGCCACCCATTACCATCAGGACCACATGAGCGCGGAATATGCCGCCCATGTGATCAAAAGTGGTCTGACGACTGTGGATGAGAATGGGAAGGAGATTCCGGTACCGTTCATCGGGCCGAAAAAATCCGTGGAGCTGTGGCAGAAGTGGGGAGTCCCTGCGGACCGCTGCATCACTGTGAAGCCGGGGGATTCCATCAAGATCAAGGATGTGGAGATCATCGCCCTGGACTCCTTTGACCGCACCTGTATTGTGACCACAGATTCCCAGGGGCCCGACCGGGAAGAGCTGACGGGGAAATGCCCGACAGACATGGACGATAAGGCGGTCAACTATCTGATTAAAACGCCGGGAGGGAACATCTATCACAGCGGGGATTCCCATTATTCCATTTACTTCGCGAAGCACGGGAAGGATTACGACGTCGATGTGGCGTTCGGCTCCTATGGGGAGAATCCGGTGGGGATGGCGGACAAAATGACCTCCTGCGATATCCTGCGGATGGCTGAGGCGCTGCGCTGCAAGGTTGTGATCCCGATCCACTATGACGTCTGGACGAACTTCATGGCGGATGTGAATGAGATCAAGGTACTGTATGACATGAAGAAGGACCGTCTGGAATACGGCTTTCATCCTTTCTTCTGGGAAGTCGGCGGAAAGTATGTCTATCCAACAGACCAGGAGAAGAGAGCATACCATCACAGAAGAGGATTTGAGGATTGCTTTGAGGCGCCTCAGAATATACCGTTCCGTTCCTTGCTGTAA
- a CDS encoding L-ribulose-5-phosphate 3-epimerase, with amino-acid sequence MSQGAPCGYTLGLYEKAMPAELNWKEKLTAAGRAGFDFVEISIDETDEKLRRLDMSRDERMELVSLMAETGVPIRSMCLSGHRKYPFGSRDPEICRRSMEIMEKAILLADDLGIRIIQLAGYDVYYEESTDETRLRFGKNLKLAVEMAACRGILMGFETMETAFMDTVEKAMKYVNQIKSPYLQVYPDCGNLTNAAVLYGTDVLQDLETGRGHLAAMHLKETVPGKYREIPFGTGHVNFEAAIGKAWELGVRRFVTEFWYKGSADWRKDLEDAESRMRNILEKM; translated from the coding sequence ATGAGTCAAGGGGCGCCCTGTGGGTATACGTTGGGGTTATATGAGAAAGCCATGCCGGCGGAATTGAACTGGAAAGAGAAGCTGACAGCTGCGGGCAGGGCAGGGTTTGATTTTGTGGAAATCAGCATTGATGAAACGGATGAAAAACTGAGACGTCTGGACATGAGCAGGGACGAACGGATGGAATTGGTAAGCCTCATGGCGGAAACAGGCGTGCCCATCCGAAGTATGTGCCTGTCCGGACACCGGAAATATCCGTTTGGAAGCAGAGATCCGGAGATCTGCAGGCGCAGCATGGAAATCATGGAAAAAGCTATATTGCTGGCAGATGATCTGGGAATCCGGATCATTCAGCTCGCCGGGTATGACGTCTACTACGAAGAATCAACAGACGAAACCCGCCTGCGGTTTGGCAAAAACCTGAAACTGGCTGTTGAGATGGCAGCGTGCCGTGGAATACTGATGGGCTTTGAGACAATGGAGACCGCCTTCATGGACACGGTAGAAAAAGCCATGAAATACGTAAATCAGATAAAATCCCCTTATCTACAGGTCTATCCAGACTGTGGAAATCTCACCAATGCAGCGGTTCTGTACGGAACGGATGTTCTGCAGGATCTGGAAACCGGCCGGGGGCATCTGGCAGCTATGCATCTGAAAGAAACCGTACCGGGAAAATACAGAGAAATCCCCTTCGGAACGGGACATGTAAACTTCGAGGCGGCCATCGGAAAAGCATGGGAACTGGGTGTGCGGCGGTTTGTGACAGAATTCTGGTATAAAGGAAGCGCTGATTGGAGAAAAGATCTGGAAGACGCGGAAAGCAGGATGAGGAATATCCTGGAGAAAATGTAA
- a CDS encoding L-ribulose-5-phosphate 4-epimerase encodes MLEELKRKVYEANMELPRYGLVTFTWGNASAIDRETGLFVIKPSGVEYEKLRPEDMVVMDLNMKKVEGDLNPSSDTATHCELYRAFPSVGGVVHTHSCWATSWAQAGRAIPCYGTTHADYIYGEVPCLRNLTEEELKDYEANTGKLIVEYFRKGDVEAVPCALCKNHGAFAWGKDAAEAVHNSVVLEEVARMAAQCEMINPRVAPAPQCLQDKHYFRKHGANAYYGQVSH; translated from the coding sequence ATGCTTGAGGAATTAAAAAGAAAAGTCTACGAAGCCAATATGGAGCTGCCCAGGTATGGGCTTGTGACCTTTACCTGGGGGAATGCCAGCGCGATTGACCGGGAGACGGGATTGTTTGTGATTAAGCCCAGTGGAGTGGAGTATGAGAAACTGCGGCCTGAGGATATGGTGGTCATGGATCTGAATATGAAGAAGGTGGAAGGGGATTTGAATCCCTCTTCTGATACGGCCACTCATTGTGAGCTGTATCGGGCATTTCCTTCTGTCGGGGGCGTGGTGCACACACATTCCTGCTGGGCTACCAGCTGGGCTCAGGCGGGGAGGGCGATTCCCTGTTATGGGACGACGCACGCCGACTATATTTATGGGGAAGTGCCGTGTCTGAGGAATCTTACGGAAGAAGAGCTAAAGGATTATGAAGCCAATACGGGAAAACTGATTGTGGAATATTTCCGTAAAGGGGATGTGGAAGCGGTACCCTGCGCCCTGTGTAAAAATCACGGCGCCTTTGCATGGGGAAAAGACGCGGCAGAGGCGGTGCATAATTCAGTTGTATTGGAAGAGGTGGCCCGTATGGCGGCACAGTGCGAGATGATTAATCCCCGCGTGGCTCCCGCGCCCCAGTGTCTTCAGGACAAGCATTACTTCCGGAAGCACGGGGCCAATGCCTATTATGGGCAGGTGAGTCACTGA
- a CDS encoding MFS transporter → MNKKPKLHYCWIILIGTCIMMSVGFGMCLNSVGVFLPFVADSLGVTKGQVSYYMTIQGFGMIIGMYLAGKLIPRKNIKILLSIATILMAVCFFILSGGTHLYHWYIVAIPLGISVAFIAPLPISILISNWFEKKRGLASGIAFAFSGITGSILSPLATKMISAFGWQTTYRFYGLLALVFMLPTAIFLLVNSPEKKGLLPYGVDTSELHKAEKKKAVPVSYGTSLKDALRMPIFYTSILLAGFLSIAGGFSQQFPNHAVTMGMGAEFGSYLVSICMMMQLVANVPLGILCDKIGVRLSATLYSAVGGAGALLLATAGTAPLMYLGCAMYGIGICQTMVISPQVAREIFGKKDYGQINSIVMMCFALFGAFSHTVYASIADARGSYALSLALAGIFYLVSIFLVNFSCLGGKSLMEENRRMEGKIVIKQQFSEENIAE, encoded by the coding sequence ATGAATAAGAAACCAAAACTTCACTATTGTTGGATTATTCTCATCGGAACCTGTATTATGATGTCTGTCGGCTTTGGCATGTGCCTGAACTCCGTAGGCGTATTTCTGCCCTTTGTCGCAGACTCTCTCGGCGTCACAAAGGGACAGGTATCCTACTACATGACCATCCAGGGCTTCGGCATGATTATCGGAATGTACCTGGCAGGAAAGCTGATTCCCCGCAAAAATATCAAAATATTGCTGAGCATAGCAACCATTTTGATGGCTGTCTGCTTTTTCATTCTCTCAGGCGGAACACACCTTTATCACTGGTATATTGTAGCTATACCTCTGGGGATTTCTGTGGCGTTTATCGCCCCTCTCCCTATTTCGATACTCATCAGCAACTGGTTTGAGAAAAAGAGAGGGCTTGCTTCTGGAATCGCATTCGCCTTTTCGGGAATTACCGGGTCCATTCTGTCCCCGCTGGCCACCAAGATGATTTCGGCCTTCGGCTGGCAGACCACTTACCGTTTTTACGGTCTGCTCGCCCTTGTATTCATGCTGCCCACCGCTATATTCCTTCTGGTTAACAGCCCGGAGAAAAAAGGGCTGCTTCCTTATGGCGTGGATACCTCTGAGCTTCATAAGGCGGAAAAGAAAAAGGCAGTGCCCGTTTCTTATGGCACATCCCTGAAAGATGCGCTGCGCATGCCCATTTTCTATACCTCCATTTTACTGGCAGGCTTTTTATCAATTGCCGGAGGCTTCAGCCAGCAATTCCCCAATCATGCCGTGACCATGGGAATGGGAGCTGAATTCGGTTCCTATCTGGTCAGCATTTGCATGATGATGCAGCTTGTAGCCAACGTTCCATTGGGAATCCTCTGTGACAAGATCGGGGTACGCCTGTCCGCAACACTTTACAGTGCGGTCGGCGGCGCCGGCGCGCTTCTGCTCGCCACGGCCGGCACGGCCCCTCTGATGTATCTGGGCTGCGCCATGTACGGGATCGGGATCTGCCAGACCATGGTCATATCTCCTCAGGTAGCGCGTGAAATCTTTGGCAAAAAGGATTATGGCCAGATAAACTCTATTGTCATGATGTGTTTTGCCCTCTTCGGCGCTTTTTCACACACCGTCTATGCTTCTATCGCAGACGCCAGAGGCTCATACGCACTTTCCCTGGCCCTGGCCGGCATTTTCTATCTGGTATCTATCTTCCTGGTAAACTTCTCTTGCCTGGGCGGTAAATCCCTGATGGAGGAAAACCGCCGGATGGAAGGGAAAATAGTAATCAAACAGCAATTCTCAGAGGAAAATATTGCCGAATAA